From Butyricimonas paravirosa, one genomic window encodes:
- a CDS encoding FimB/Mfa2 family fimbrial subunit has protein sequence MKKRFSLLWSLLAMVVVCACSKSGGSDYPDPEKAGLTFQVTFDKTGMEGRAPQSTAIPETSWANVKQLQFFLYNASGQVVYSTIVNPSSALTTFTYTDVPVGTGYTLVAVANVKSSSDAVTTYIDGGTTPTEWTMWNVRQKTLSNLVIEHADGAFPTFCSTKLTTAGNSAYTEPSEIFMGSATGIDVAAGTTTPVSAIALKREVAMMRVRLNVKDSETDNLNTVNFTQDASIMIYRLPDNMKIGAANAGGVSATSTDANILAIKDGTIFNTADPASGYNPKVILKDNFTMWRDVIVWPNNGGRAINGASTADASVDRQYFIVVSGRGKAGHILANGDEMSTDGPVYWSGLIKENFTPNTIREVNLTLRSGGTTDVPTKPRAEGGLTIGVSAPEAWSSNIVESALTL, from the coding sequence ATGAAAAAAAGATTTAGTTTATTATGGTCATTGCTTGCAATGGTGGTAGTGTGTGCTTGTTCAAAGAGTGGTGGTTCGGATTATCCGGATCCGGAAAAGGCCGGTTTAACGTTTCAGGTTACTTTTGACAAAACCGGTATGGAAGGAAGAGCTCCACAATCTACGGCAATTCCGGAAACTTCATGGGCAAATGTCAAACAATTACAATTCTTTTTGTACAACGCGTCCGGTCAAGTGGTTTATTCAACGATCGTGAATCCTTCAAGTGCGTTGACTACTTTCACGTACACGGACGTACCGGTAGGTACCGGTTACACGTTAGTTGCTGTTGCGAACGTGAAAAGTTCTTCGGATGCAGTCACTACTTATATTGATGGAGGTACAACTCCAACTGAATGGACGATGTGGAATGTGCGCCAGAAGACTCTCTCGAATTTGGTGATAGAGCATGCAGATGGAGCTTTCCCGACGTTCTGTTCAACTAAACTGACTACCGCTGGTAATAGTGCTTATACGGAGCCGTCGGAGATCTTTATGGGATCTGCAACGGGTATAGATGTTGCAGCCGGAACGACGACTCCCGTGTCGGCCATTGCTCTGAAACGTGAAGTAGCCATGATGCGTGTTCGTTTGAATGTAAAAGATAGCGAAACGGATAATTTGAACACGGTTAATTTCACGCAGGATGCTTCTATCATGATTTATCGTTTACCGGATAACATGAAAATTGGGGCAGCAAATGCAGGTGGAGTGAGTGCAACGTCAACCGATGCCAATATATTGGCTATAAAGGACGGAACTATTTTTAACACGGCCGATCCTGCTTCAGGATATAACCCGAAGGTTATTCTGAAGGATAATTTCACGATGTGGAGAGATGTTATCGTGTGGCCGAATAATGGAGGACGTGCTATTAATGGAGCATCAACAGCAGACGCTTCTGTCGATCGTCAGTATTTTATCGTTGTTTCCGGACGTGGAAAAGCAGGTCATATTTTGGCAAACGGGGATGAGATGTCTACTGACGGTCCTGTTTATTGGTCTGGTTTGATTAAAGAGAACTTTACACCAAACACGATTCGTGAAGTGAACTTGACTTTACGTTCAGGAGGTACTACAGACGTGCCGACAAAACCTAGAGCAGAAGGTGGTTTGACAATTGGTGTTTCAGCTCCGGAAGCTTGGAGTAGTAATATCGTAGAATCAGCACTTACACTGTAA